From the genome of Thermaerobacter marianensis DSM 12885:
GCTGGGACGTTCGGGAACCTGCCACGTTACACGCTATGGACCCGGGCGGTGGAGGGGTGCCAGTCCGGGGGTGGGCGGGCGTCCCGCCGCGTCAGGGAACCTGACGTCAGCTCAGGCCGGGACCGGTGGTGCGCCCTGAGCGACCGGGGGCCGGGAACGGACGTGTGGGGGCTGGCAGCGACCGCGGGCCGGGAACGGAGGGCACCGCGCTGCCATATGTATGAAGGAACCCACGGCAAGGGGAGGGGGCTGGCGTGTCCCGGCACCGCAACCTACCCCTCTATTCCATCGGCGCCGTGTCCAACCTGACGGGCCTGAGCGAGCGCCGCATCCGCTACTACGAGCAGGCGGGCCTGGTGCGCCCGGCCCGGACGGCGGGCAACCAGCGGCGCTACAGCCAGGCCGACGTCGAGCGACTGCTGGAGATCAAGGGGTTGTTGCAGCAGGGGCTCCACCTGGACGACATCCGCCGCCGCCTGCTGGAGCGCCGCCGCCGGGAAGCGATCATGGGCCCGCCTGACGTACCGGTCGCCCTGGCGGCCGTCGCCGCCGATCCGTGGCCGCTCCCCGTGTCGGGCCGCGGGGGGCGGGGAGCCGAACCCGGCCTGCCCCGGATCGACCGGCTCTTCCGCGGCCCCGCACCCGCGGTACCCGGCGTCGGCACGGCGCGCACCCTGTATCCGGCCCTGGATCCGGCCGTGCTCTACCAGGCCCGCCGCCACCAGCGGCCGCGGGACGGGCGGCCGTGGGACCGGTTGCCGCGGCCCGGCCGGGATGCCCGGGACGCCAGGGACGGCAAGGAGGGCGGGGCCGGCGGGGACGGGCTGCGCTCGCCCCAGGGACCCGGCCGGCGGGGCACGCCGGGAGAGGGGGCGGGGCACGATGGGCCGGCCGCCGGCTGAGCCGGTTCCTCCGGACGAGCCGGCCCGGCGGCTGGCGGCCCAGGGCGTGCAGCTGGTGCAGCTGGTCTACGCCGACGTGCTGGGCGTCCAGAAGGGGCTGACCCTGCCCGTGCTTCAGGCCGGCGCCGCCTGGGCGGGGGGCGTGCGGGTCGACGGCGCCTCCCTGGAGGGATTCATCCGGGTCGAGGAGCGGGAGATGCGCCTGCGGGCGGGCGGGGAGGAGGTCTTCGTGCTGC
Proteins encoded in this window:
- a CDS encoding MerR family transcriptional regulator, which encodes MSRHRNLPLYSIGAVSNLTGLSERRIRYYEQAGLVRPARTAGNQRRYSQADVERLLEIKGLLQQGLHLDDIRRRLLERRRREAIMGPPDVPVALAAVAADPWPLPVSGRGGRGAEPGLPRIDRLFRGPAPAVPGVGTARTLYPALDPAVLYQARRHQRPRDGRPWDRLPRPGRDARDARDGKEGGAGGDGLRSPQGPGRRGTPGEGAGHDGPAAG